cagccaggcaaatgaGTGCAAGGAGGACCTCCATCAGTGACCACTTATCTTACCATAGTCTTGGGGTTAAGTTTGTCACATCCACATATTCACCCCACATGCAGGCCTCTCCTCCAATCACCAGCTTCTTCTGTTCTGGGCTGCCTGTCAACAAGATgtattcttcaaaaaaatgtatttaaaacaatAACATCTAAAACATTAACAACATCTAAAAACAGTCACATACCCTCacaaccattaatttcaattgccTGGGTgaacctcccacccaccccactcacacatgaaaacaaagaccaccacagccaaccacaaatgaacagccataccccaggccaaccccaacctctctcaccaccaaaggaacacaagtgaacagcagagaaccggcacaagcaacgctgaccccaaaccctacatatagtaagtaaaacagaaacattgccacccgaccgcacccccacccatctcccgcccctccacctctttcccccttttcttcctaatatctcaacaaatgaaactgatttgtaaaaatgttacatggaaaaaaaatacaagagagagaaattgcacacttttgtaaatcaataaaatctttaataaataataataaattgcctgGGTGAACCAGAATACCTTTAACTACCTCCTGATGATGAGAGAGACGCACCACatgagggagggcattccacaaatggggagccaccaccaagaaggccctgccccCGTTCTGTGCCAACAAGGCAACACCCAGTGGTGCCACCACTAGCAGGGCCTCCCCTGCCAATCGTAGGGCCTGAGGGGGTCAAGACTCAGGGAAGCGCTCTTAGGTGGTTGGGTcgcaagccatttagggcttcacaCGCAAGGGCTGACACCCTGTGGGCGGGCCTGGTGACTCAcaacctctctgcctcacagcacCCAAGATGGCAGGAAAGCCAACACCAGGAACGTACCTTCAAATGCCAATGGCTCCACCTGGTGAACAGCCATCCAATCCTGTCCATAAGAGATGTGGTTAAGATACCAGGGGGCAGAGAGAAGAGCCCGGTAGCCAGCTTTGGTGACGCGAGCCATCTCTGCTTGGTATGTCCCCGCGTTCTCTCTCCACACGTGTATCAGGGTATCAGGCTTCACCTGCCCAAAAGAAAAGCAAGGCAGGGAAGCACGTCAGAGACCAGAGACCAGGGAAGGGCCCTGCGTTCAGTTAAGACAGCAGGGCGGCCGTGGAATCATGGGAAGCCGCAACAGTGACGCCACGTGAATTACAGCCATTCTAAATGGAGATCTTTATCCCAGCTGCTATCTGCACCGGACTTGAACTGAATTTATAAGCAGGTGCTGTTGTCGTTCCAACCTGCAGAGTTGCTTTCTTGttgctttttatatgcaatggttTCAACCACTTTTTATATCTGCAACTGTTTTATGTAtctgatatatttatatatattttatataagtggtatctgaagaagtgtgcatgcacacgaaagcttattaccagaacaaatttagttggtctataaggtgctactggacaatttttaatttttattccgACTGCGTccgaccaacatggctacctacctgaatctagaatcacagaaggcaccacattgagctgcatgaaatggaagtccatcaacctcagtatctgaagaagtgtgcatgcacacaaaagcttataccagaacaaatttAGTCTATAGGTGgtactggatattttttttaaaaaattgtgttttATATATGTCTTTATTGTATCGTAAATCACTTTGGCATGTTCCATGGGAAGCAATGCATAAATTaaaatgataatagtaataaattagaATAAAAATAAGGAAACCAGAGAGGGGATAACCCTTTCCCCACCACCATGATTCTGActaaatccccaccccaacactctTGCACACCCCGGGATACCCCAGGATCACCATTCATCAGATGTGTAGCATGTGCTTAATCAGACGTACCATGTGATTGATATGCATGCATTGATTGGCTCAGatgtatgaattattattattattattattacagtcatacctcgggatgaatacggttcaggttgagcatttttgggttgcgcttcgcggcgacccggaagtaacagaacacgttacttccgggtttcactgctcgcacatgcgcagacgctcaaaattacgtcatgcacatgcgcggAAAGGGCGAAACACGACCTGTGCAGTCgcgtgttacatttgcttcaggatgcaggcagggctccggaacagatcctgtttgcatccagaggtaccactgtattactaataTTCCTAATATTAATATTTGCATGCTGTCCTTCATCcggagatcccagggcagttcaccacagaaaaatacaaaatgagaacacaaaacaaGAAGAAGGGGAGCCAAAGGGACCAAACACACACAGGCTGCATGCAAAGCTCAatgttccaggcactcctgtaATACAGGAACAGCCTGAACGGGACAGACAGTGGCAACCTATTCCTCTTTAGAGCAAGAGCAGAACAGCTTAGTGCTTAAAGAGAACAAAAGGTGGGTCAGAAATGCAAAGCggctttgggagaggggaggcagagaagcagcaTTGCAGACAAGTAGCAGCTAGAAAGAGCCAAGCGGCGCATGAGATCAAGCACACTTTTTGTGATATTGTCTCAGCTCCGCTGGCTGCCAACTCATACAGGCCCTGGGTTAAGGAATCGGTGCCCCTCTAGGTGCCATTAGCCCCAGGCAGCAGGGCCAGGATGAGACTTGTAGGTGATGAAAGATGCATTCATCCCTAAGTGATGAGCTTTGATACAGCAGTCCAGCCAGAAGCCCAGGCTTGGTGCAACAACGCTGGGGATGTGCCAATGGGGAAATGGCTCTTATTCTGGCCTCTCAGAAACGTAATTGCGACCTTGACCCAGCCCAGGGGTAAGGAACCTCTGATCCAggggtcaaatgcagccctccaggcccctCTACCTTGCCCTTGGgaccctccccaggccacacacccctccaagCTACACCCTTTCCCACCTGTAGATGCTGAGGATAGACCTTggttccttctgcatgcaaatcagatgctctaccattgagctacggcccttccagGTACTTTGCCTTGAgaaggaatacagtcatacctcttgttaggttcgcttcatgttacgttctttcaggacacgccccgcggcgacctggaagtaccggaaagggttgcttccgggtttcgctgctcgcgcatgtgcatgcgcagaagcggcgaatcacaacccatgaacatgcagacacgggttgcattctgctcatgttgcgaacggggctccggaacgcaTCCCgctcgcaaccagaggtaccactgtatatgggaaggTTGCAAATTCAACGACACTCCTGCTCAGCAGCATTTGGTGGGGAGAGGGGCAGAGGGATCCACAGTTATGCAAACATTCTTCCTACATTGCAATTGCTCCACTACCAGATCTTGCCGCCACAACTTTTGCCCAGCTGTCCACATAAAAGAGAAGGCAGgagtaggggggggggggagaagaatttCTGCTGCACCATGCAAGAAGCAGATCCATATATTGGTTGGAGGGGAGAGAAAGTTGTGAATAGGACACAGCAGCTGGAAATTCACCTAGAGGCCTTCTCACCTTCACTCCGTTATCAAAAACTTCCTGCCATACCGCGTAGCCTTTGTTGTAGGAGGAGACTATATCCAGCAGCCTGGAGTAAAGAGAAAGAACTACTGAAAAAAGGAGGTGTTTCCCATCCTTCCCATTTATTCCTACTTTGCCTATATTCCAGGCAAAGTAcctggaagggccatagctcagtgcaagagcatctgttttgcatgcagaaggtcctcagCTTCTGCAGGTAGGGCGATGAATGGTTCttctctgaaaacctggagagctgctgccagtcagtgtaagacagcactgagctagatggaccaatggtctgactgggAGGATACCCAGAGCTTACAGAGTTAACAGCTCAAGGGGAATGACGGCCTGTCACTGGGGGTGTGTTTGCATATGGGTATTGTACTCTGTGATGTGAATgtttttactttctgttttggcTGCGATAGGAGAAGCATCATGTCTCTGCTCTCTCCTGGCTGatttgttgttttgctgctgtacaATAAAGCTTCGTAGAATAGAGGAAGCTGCTGTATGAGAGTTTTACTGCATGGCTGAGATTCCTTCTGCACAGGCACACCGCTGCTCAAGATACTCTGCTCTAACTGGGAGAAGCAGATTGGCACAGTGGAAGCGGACTGGACACCACAACAGTGCCGCTGTTCGCAGCCTTGACGGATGCTCAACGGAAGACTGGCCCAGgataaggcaccttcctgtgttccttcATTTGCACTCCCAACTCAAAAAGCTGGCTTGGATAGTCATATCTTAGCTTAATAAGGTATGAATGAGTCCACAGAGCACCTTTGCTCCTTATTTTGCACGAGCTGCAATTAATTAACAAGTTACCCACCTGGTCCAACAGAAAAACTGTAATTGCCAGCTTTGGAACATGTCAGGCTAttaacttcaaaccatggtttgttctaaaagtggtaaccatagtttcctaTTTGAACAAATTGGAGAACCacacagtaagcccacaacttaagtggggggttacattccagggactGTGCCGAAAGTCAAAGCaactgggggagggagaaagaagaggCTCAAGTGCTACTAGCCAGTCCCAGCTACTCAGAAGTGggtcccactgacttcagtggggcttactcccagataagtgtgtataAAATTGCAATCTAACTTGGATCAGTTCTCCAAACAGTTCAAGAAAGGGGCAAAACCAAAAAGGACTGTAGGTAAATATCTTGAGATTTGGAGAGGTGGTGCGAGATCAGAGTTTTGATAGTCTCtgcaagtatttttttatttacgtTTCCCTGGGGAGGCCAAAAGCAGAGGAATGCACCTGTACAAGAAGCATCACCTGGAAGACTGGGGTGATCGTCCAACATCTGGCAGCAGCCCCTACAGCTTCTGCTCTGTGAAAGCCCCTGAGCAACTGAGAGCAACGGTCCTTACCTCTGGATGTAGAATGATTCCAACTTGGTATAGTCTTCACCAAACCCCATCTTCTGCATAAACGCTTGAACATCTGGATTGGACTTCCTGCATGGGAAGGAGAGGAGCTAGATTGGAACCACAGAACATGTAGCACCCACCAAAGGCTCTGAATGATGGCTTTCTCTGAGgctcaacaaaaataaaaacaagaacggaCCTCTCATCCTGCACACATCGGGTGATTTACTACGTAATCACAATGAACTGCAGTATACAAAGTAGAATCCTCCCTTTCTTTTAGCAGAATCCcttttgattttgatttcttttttaagcaaGCATGAtttgctccggagggtaggacagcttcaagttacaagaaaggagtttctgatgaaacatcaggaagaactttctgacagtatgagctgtttgacaggggaacgGACTCCCCTAggagcttgtggactctcctttcttggagatttctaagcagaggctgggtggccacctgtcatggatgctttcgttgagattcctgcattgcagggggttggactggatgacacttggggtccctgccaactaTATATCTCTATGATTCTAGCCACTCCAGATGACAGGAAGAAACCTGAAAACAATGGGCAGAGCGTGCCTACTGGTCAGGAAAATCTGCCTTTCTTGTGGATATCTATAATTAAAATGCTCCGGATATGTAGTCTGATGGAAAGTAACAGAGATGGAAAGGGAGACTATATCTGATGGGCATGTAAATATATTGTGCTTGTTTTATGACTTGTTGTTCTTTTGACGTAACACAATCAGCCaattacatattaaaaatatGAGTCATTGATTTGTTGCTTGCATGGATGCATTTATCTAGTCAATTTTATGGGatagggaagtcagaaaggaagGACCAAACAGAGTTTCAGCAATTCTGATGATGGGTGGAGGAGTTTTTGAAAGATTCACAACATCTCCCAAGaaaactgtgtgtgagagagagagacagagagagacagagaggagagaagagaagaaacactTATGGTTCATAGCAAGAAAGCTGTACATGTACAACAAAACTATTATCCCAGAAGACACAGGTCACTGAAACTAGCCagcttctctccttcccccacctctcTGTCACTCCCACTCCAGATCCCTCCAAGAAATCAAGACTTGCCAGCATGTGAAGTCAACCTCATCTCCTCCCAGGTGAATGTAGAAGTCTGGAAACACAGAACTGACTTCGGCAAAAAACTTGGCCATGAACTGGTAAGTTGTATTGAGGCTGGGGTTGACTGGCCCGTAGCTTCCGGAGGGATTGGGGCCCACATAGCAGGGAGTCAACAAGCCTGGGATGCCTAAgatgaggaaaaaacaaaaaacaaaggcagGGGTTGGATTGGGGTGGCAGGGAGTCTGCTTAAACACATGGAGCAGTggacaaaagaaaaaagcaagctcTGCATGAGCAGCCCTAGAAGATGAGGCACTGGTCCCCTTTGCCAAAAGGGACCCAATGGAAAGACTTGTAAAGCTAAGAATAGCATGCAGAAAGTTACAATTCACTAACAacccaatcctaaccatgtctatatatcagaagaagtgtgcatgccacgaaagcttatacagtacccagaacaaacgtagttggtctctaaggtctcctctcttcctctgaaagtccaacaccatctcctttgtcttgctgataataaggtgcaagttgttccctaggcaccatgtagatattttttggactaccctctatacgctgattcatctccacctgttattaaactCATTACGgtagtgtcatctgcaaacttaataattgcagtagacaGGTCAGATGGTACACAATCGTATGTATACAATGAGTACaggtagggacttagcacacatccctgtggtgTGCCAGTGCTGATTTTTAAGGAATTAGATGTTACATATAATGTTAAATACATTAGATTTACACACTGAAAGAGTCATATAAACACCTGGCTCAAAGAGCTACATATCTAGCACACCTCTTTCAGCCAGGTGGTTTTCGTTTGTGTCCAGATCCTAACTCTAGACTCAGAATATACATTGGCTCCAAGAACCACTAAGTACGCCATTCAGCTGGTCGATGCAGGCCAGCTCTTACCTGGACCCCACGAGAGAGTATGGCCAGGAGTGTCAAATTCGGAAATCACCCTGATCCCACGCAGCCGGGCATACTCAATCACTGTCTTCACATCTCTGGCGGTGTACACATGGGTGGTAGGGTGGAAGGCTCCCTGGAAAGGCACAAAGTCACAACATCTTACTGCCCTGCAAGTCTTGTTAAAATTGTGTCTAGGCTGGAGTCCTTAAGAGAAGTGGATTATTCAGAATTCTCACCTagtccatctgcactatacatttaaagcagtatcaggcaactttaaagagtcatggcttcccccaaaggatcctgggacatgtagtttgttaagtgtgctaaGAATTCCTAGGAGACCCCCTAATCCCCTCtcggagctacaattcctagagtggtttagCAAACAATCCCTCTTTCCCAGagaactttgggaactgtagctctgtgaagataATGTGAGTCTCCCAACAATTCTCTGCACCCTggaaaaactacaattcccatgattcagGGGGGGGCagtactgtttaaagtggtatgataccgctataaatgtatagtgcagatggggccttcaGCCTGACAGAGATATTGCTCACCCTCAAAAGTTTAAAGAAAGACAAGCATAGTGCCAATTCCAGGCTTTGGAGACTCTTTGGGAAAGACACCCTCCTTCTAGGAGTCTGTAGCTTCACTGTCATTTTCACCAGCTGTTCGGGCTGCTCCTGTTCCTCATTGCTACCAcctacttttaaaaaagggatgccggtggtgctgtggtctaaaccactgagcctcttgggcttgccaatcggaaggttggcggttcaaatcctcgggACAGGGTgaacttctgttgctctgtcccagctcctgacaacctagcagtttgaaagcaagccagtgcaattagataaataggtaccgctccggcaggaaagtaaacgacattccatgcgctctggtttccattacggtgttccgttgcaccagatgcagtttagtcatgctggctacatgacccggaaagctgtctgtggacaaacgccagctccctcggcctgaaagcaagatgagtgctgcaaccccatagttgcctttcactggacttaaccgtccaggggtcctttacctttacattttgccTACCACCTGCTTTGCTTGTCAGGCAGAGAGCCAATAAGTAAGAAGGCAGTGGCATCTACCACTCCTCCTGATTGCCACCATGATTTACTAGGTCCAGGTAAAAGGCAGGTGGATAAGCCTGTTTCAATGgggtgacagtaagagctgtttgacagtggaacagtctctctggggaggttgtggactctccttcattagaggtttttaagcagagtttggatggccatctgtcatggatgctttggatgagattcctgcactgcagattgTTGGAACgacatgaccctcagggtcccttccaactatgatccCATGCTTCTATAAGAGGAGGAGCAGGTCCAGGGAGCTCATCCATGGGTCTCCTGCTAAGATATGGACACTCAACACATGCTTGACCAAGCCGATCCTTGACCCCAGCCCCAGAAAGGCAGTTTCCCAATGAGCAAACAAGACCAGGACAAgataggaaatacagtggtacctcaggttaagtacttaatttgttctggaggtccattcttaacctattcttaacctgaagcaccactttagctaatggggcctcctgctgccgccgcgccaccagagcacgatttctgttctcatcctgaagcaaagttctcaacccgaggtagtatttctgggttagcggagtctgtaacctgaagcgtatgcaacctgaagcgtatgcaacccgaggtaccactgtatacttcagATGTACGCAACGCTGCAGTTTTCCAGAAGGGCACAAGCATTAGGTTTCAACACAAACACTGTATTCCCAAGAATTTCCTAAACAAAAGCAGGGGTGAGGAGGGAGGTCATGTACAAGTCCCTTGCCAAGTCCTTAAGGGATTCTTTGGTAAACTCCTTGTGCTGACTTACCTTTTGGCTGAGATCTGGGAATGTCACGCTTTCGTACGGAAAGGATGGGTCGTCCACAATGTGCCAGTGGAACACGTTGAATTTGTTATAGGCCATGGCATCCTAGGGAATTGGAGAGCAGCACACACAGTCCTGAGAGATTGATTAGCAACAGATGCTGGCTGgctttctcaagaagcagcccTGCAGAGCTCATGTGGGGTCCCAAAAGTGAGATGTACCCTGGGTGCTGTTTGTCACTGGACGTCTTCCCCACCCACAAATCTAGGGATGGGGAGAACCTGGAGCCCTCTGGATGGTGTTGGACCAaagtacccatcatccctgaccaaaggGCATGCTGGCAAGGACCAACGGGAGCTGGGAGTTCAGTGAAATCTGGAAGgtgacaggttccccatccctgcactaaACCATCCCTGAAATCACCTTTCTACTCCAACATGGTCTACATtcatatataaaaggtaaaggtaaagggacccctgaccattaggtccagtcgtggccaactctggggtcgcggcgctcatctcgctttattggccgagggagccggcgtacagcttccaggtcatgtggccagcatgactaagccacttctggcgaaccagagcagcgcacggaaacgccgtttaccttcccgccggagcagtacctatttatctacttgcactttggcgtgctttcgaactgctaggcgggcaggagcagggaccgagcaacgggagctcaccccgttgcggggattcgaaccgccgaccttccgatcggcaagtcctaggctctgtggtttaacccacagcaacacCCGTGTCCCTACATTCATATATAAATTATTACAATTACTAAGACTATTCAGAGGGGCTTGAGGCTCCACGTTATGCTTTATCCAGTCCCACAAGTCTTCCAAAGAGAAGCAGGCAGCTAAagccagagccttttcagttgtggccccTGCCACTGGAATTCCCTTCTCAGGCAAGTTTGCCTGGCGAAGCCTGCATTTTCTTTTCAGGACCACGCAAAACTGCTTTACTTTGCCCAGGCTTTCTCGGGGGTTCTGTTTCGTTTGTtaatcctccctcccttcctttttacGTTTTATGCCATATATAAACCCCTGGATGCAATTAAACCTAAACATTGCAGAAAAGGAACATCCTAGACCCTTTCCTCTGGCGCTGAGCGCTACGTCACAAGACACAACATGTATAAATGCAGCAGTGCCTGTGAGCGAGGGAGGAGTCAATAGGCACAGCAGTCAGAAGCAGATTTCTAAAGAGAGATAGCAGGGTTCTGCActgttttttaaagcagattcACTTCCTGCCATGCTGGAGTCATTCCAGCCCACGTGCATTTCCTCCCAGTTTTAACCCCTTCTCATTCTTCAGGCTAAAACTGGGATTACTGCGGAATTGCAGGACCCTGTTGCACTATATTAGGCCTGCAGAGATCATGGCAAGTGGATCTTGCCCCATTtcaggagtaccgtatttttcgctccataggacgctctttttctgtcttaaaaactaagggggaaagtctgtgcgtcctatggagcgaatgcaggggggaggcaggcaggaaaagcccccaagagccgcacacaagttTCGcgcagctcttgcgggcttttccccaggagggagaagagactgACGCGgtcagtcagtcccttctccctcctcgtagaaaagccttgCGCAACCTTTTCAGCCAGGGGAGGctgtgcaaggctaaagaggaagccaaggcagcgagcatgatccatcccgctcgctgccttggcttcctctttagccttgtgcAGCCTCACCAGCCGCAggaggctgcgcaaggctaaagaagccaactttttaaaatctctctatctccacctctctttcttttttcttcctttctccacccccttctTTTCCTCTGGATCAGTGTTTTTATCTAGATTAACGTTTTAGTTTGGAGGGGAGgatattataaaaaaggaaactttgcagcttttattttagtatacaataaaaacagattaaacaaaacacaaaagaagGAAATAGCAtagaagaagagaaaagggaaagagggggggatacaaagccatttaccagaggtagatcttaacccttgcctaacctgggagcttctctgggcaggaattcCCTCGGCTTAAGTGGGGTGAGGGAAGAGTGGCAGGTAGGGGGGTACCTACCTAGACAGTGAAGCCACATGAAAACTGGGAGTGGGCATTGCGtgaagtggctgtggatctcctgcCGCAGAATTGTAGGactgtatagagttgggagggccacccgagggtcatctagcccagccccctcacaatgtaggaatcacagctaaagaacgccaggcagatggtcccccaaccgctgcttaaaagcctccagtggtggagaccCCCAACACCTTCCGAGgtcatagaattgcagggttggaagggaaccccaggagtcatctagtccagccccggtggacagcgggcgcgatccatcccgctgcgcaaggctaaagaggaagccaaggcagcgagcgggatggatcatgctcgctgccttggcttcttctTTAGCCGCGCTGGAGAGGTTtggctcctggctggagaggacgcgcagctatggcagaagccaagacagccagcagaatggatcccgctcgctgtcttggcttctttgctctttgtggCTGGGGGGGAAACCCGGGCTTCTCCCGCAGCcccgagaagctctggg
The nucleotide sequence above comes from Podarcis raffonei isolate rPodRaf1 chromosome 14, rPodRaf1.pri, whole genome shotgun sequence. Encoded proteins:
- the HEXA gene encoding beta-hexosaminidase subunit alpha isoform X1, with protein sequence MAGLRCALLSLLAAASAAVWPQPQSLLQAAQGGCRLRARSFRFGYADSSAVGPGCSVLDEAFRRYWALLFLPGLEDAGNAHSEDPCNELLVSVTEPGCDGYPSLDSSESYKLTVSDEQMLLTAHTVWGALRGLETFSQLAWRDDDGAFRINKTDVVDFPRFPHRGLLLDTSRHYLPLRAILETLDAMAYNKFNVFHWHIVDDPSFPYESVTFPDLSQKGAFHPTTHVYTARDVKTVIEYARLRGIRVISEFDTPGHTLSWGPGIPGLLTPCYVGPNPSGSYGPVNPSLNTTYQFMAKFFAEVSSVFPDFYIHLGGDEVDFTCWQSNPDVQAFMQKMGFGEDYTKLESFYIQRLLDIVSSYNKGYAVWQEVFDNGVKVKPDTLIHVWRENAGTYQAEMARVTKAGYRALLSAPWYLNHISYGQDWMAVHQVEPLAFEGSPEQKKLVIGGEACMWGEYVDVTNLTPRLWPRAGAVAERLWSNATVRDLQDAYRRLGDFRCTLLRRGIRAEPLFTGYCDYEYNAF
- the HEXA gene encoding beta-hexosaminidase subunit alpha isoform X2 is translated as MAGLRCALLSLLAAASAAVWPQPQSLLQAAQGGCRLRARSFRFGYADSSAVGPGCSVLDEAFRRYWALLFLPGLEDAGNAHSEDPCNELLVSVTEPGCDGYPSLDSSESYKLTVSDEQMLLTAHTVWGALRGLETFSQLAWRDDDGAFRINKTDVVDFPRFPHRGLLLDTSRHYLPLRAILETLDAMAYNKFNVFHWHIVDDPSFPYESVTFPDLSQKGAFHPTTHVYTARDVKTVIEYARLRGIRVISEFDTPGHTLSWGPGIPGLLTPCYVGPNPSGSYGPVNPSLNTTYQFMAKFFAEVSSVFPDFYIHLGGDEVDFTCWKSNPDVQAFMQKMGFGEDYTKLESFYIQRLLDIVSSYNKGYAVWQEVFDNGVKVKPDTLIHVWRENAGTYQAEMARVTKAGYRALLSAPWYLNHISYGQDWMAVHQVEPLAFEGSPEQKKLVIGGEACMWGEYVDVTNLTPRLWPRAGAVAERLWSNATVRDLQDAYRRLGDFRCTLLRRGIRAEPLFTGYCDYEYNAF